One region of Suncus etruscus isolate mSunEtr1 chromosome 5, mSunEtr1.pri.cur, whole genome shotgun sequence genomic DNA includes:
- the POLR2K gene encoding DNA-directed RNA polymerases I, II, and III subunit RPABC4 — MDTQKDVQPPKQQPMIYICGECHTENEIKSRDPIRCRECGYRIMYKKRTKRLVVFDAR, encoded by the exons ATGGACACCCAGAAAGATGTTCAGCCTCCAAAGCAGCAACCGATGATCTACATCTGTGGAG agtgtcacacagaaaatgaaataaagtccAGGGATCCAATCAGATGCAGAGAATGTGGATACAGAATTATGTACAAGAAAAGGACTAAACGAT TGGTGGTTTTTGATGCTCGATGA